The Undibacterium cyanobacteriorum genomic sequence CAACATCAGTCGGTCGGCTTCGAGCGTGAAAAGCTCGGTCTGAGCGTCTTGTGTATTGTTTGAAGAATCGCTTGCCTGTGGGGCGTCCAGTGCTAAGTGAAAGCTTAGTGCTTTTTCCTCAGCGAGCATCTCATAGAAGTCGAACAGCGCTTTGATTTCGCTATCGATTTGAACCGTTTCACAATGCACTAATTGCGCGCCATTTTCGGCTTTGGCGAGAAACAGCATGTCACTAATCATGCGCGCTAATCGAGCATATTCCTCGGCATTCGATTCCAAAATCTCGCGATAGCTTTGTGCATCGCGCGGTTGTGATAAAGAGACTTGGGTTTGCATCATGAGATTGCTGATCGGTGTTCTTAACTCATGGGCGAGATCAGAGGAGAAGGCTGACAATCGATCAAAGGCTTCTTGTAAACGCGCCAGCATCTGGTTTAGATGTTCAGCGAGATCAGCCAATTCTGGCGGCACTGCATCGATCGCTAAACGTTGATCGAGCTTGTCAGCTGTGATGGTGGAGGCACGTTGCCCCATGGTGCGCAAAGGACCTAGGCCGCGACTCGCTGCGACCCACGCCAACAATGCCGTCAACACGGCAGCGCCTGCGACGAATAACCACAGCGTTTTCATAAAAGTGCGCATGAAACTCTGATGGTGCGCGATGTCGGTTGCGATCGCTACTGTGATTGGGGCGTAGATTGGATTCTTGGTGTTGAATTGCGTCACCAGACCACGATAGCTTTGACCTTCACTCTGCCATTGTCGCAAGGGCAGCGCATGGGTATCAACCGCACCACTCGTGATGCTGTTTGCGTGGCTGCCTGTTTTGTCATTGAATAT encodes the following:
- a CDS encoding heavy metal sensor histidine kinase, translated to MLKRLSLTARLSLFFTSLACVVLLALGWLIGVSIEQHFEEQDRHALSGKLELAQHIIERVETEEDLQHLQTQLSDALVGHHDLMIHILDNQQRAILSSDHHRFPVDIFNDKTGSHANSITSGAVDTHALPLRQWQSEGQSYRGLVTQFNTKNPIYAPITVAIATDIAHHQSFMRTFMKTLWLFVAGAAVLTALLAWVAASRGLGPLRTMGQRASTITADKLDQRLAIDAVPPELADLAEHLNQMLARLQEAFDRLSAFSSDLAHELRTPISNLMMQTQVSLSQPRDAQSYREILESNAEEYARLARMISDMLFLAKAENGAQLVHCETVQIDSEIKALFDFYEMLAEEKALSFHLALDAPQASDSSNNTQDAQTELFTLEADRLMLRRAFSNILSNAIRHAQTNSTVEVSLAVEADYITVSIENCGDTIAADQLTRLFERFYRGDYARQHASGEGAGLGLAIVQAIVRGHHGSISAQSEQGRTRFTLLLPRRQDQAKTTAAE